The Quercus robur chromosome 3, dhQueRobu3.1, whole genome shotgun sequence DNA segment GATGAGCTAACCCATGCAGGTTTCCCCCACCCAAAATCAACCTCATATAGAGGAAACTTGCACAAGCTGGTGAAGGAAAGCGTAAGCAGCTCCCCTTTTAGGAAGCTAGAGGAGTTCTCTTTGACATATTTTAAGTACAAATCACcttgttggagcattttaacaAAATTCCCATCGATTTTCTTAAGCGCTTCTCTTATTGGTTTAATAATGCCATGAAAGCCCTCCTCGATGTCTCTGGATGGTACTGACAGAGCAATCCGGCAAATATTACCAAAGTAATCATATGGAAGGGGCGGGTCTGTCTTGGTTCGCAAGTTCACAGCATGAATAATACTGTAGATCTTATTTGGGTCTGGTTTTGGTTGAGTAGCAGCCATGAAGCGGCTCCATATGAAAGCGGATAAGGCCTCAACGCGCGTCGGACGTGAATATTCAATGCTCTTGTCGTCAGAACTGTATTTGCCTCTAATTTCTGCTATAGCCGATGCATCAAAGACAAacctttttgtcacaattttatCCTTTTTGATCCCAATATTCGGATTGAAGCCAGATAAATCTTGTGGTGGGAATAGCTTGGCAGAATCCATTGGAGGACTCACTATGTTGCCATCACCACGAGCAATAGCGGACCAACTCTTGAGAAACAAGATGAAAGATAAGGCATCTATAATTCTGTGGGACATGAGTATACCAATCGCAAGACCACCACAGTTGAAGAAGGTGACTTGGATTGCTGTGGGTAACTCATTGACCTCGTCCAATTCAAGTGGCAGAAACTTATTGAGCTCACAAGGGGTTGGACTCACAAGAAATTCGGAAAGACTGCACTTAACCTTGGCTTCCACGTAGTGGACGCCCTCATCGTTGCAATCTATACAAAGATTGTCCTTAACCCGTCCCGCTAGCATGTGGAATCGGGTTAAAGCATCTGCTAAGGATTTCTTAATCCTGTCACTTTGTTCTACACTGCTGAGATTAGCTTCACTGTAATTTGGGTAGTAGAAAACCAGGGGCATGAAAACTAGAGGTTGAAGTTGATCAAGGAAGGAAAGCTGGTAGTGGTGGAGATGTTGAGGGGTTGGAGATGAAGGTTTGACAGTGTCCTCCGAGATAACTTGGACTTCAAGCTTCATTGTTTACAGCTCAAAGAGATCAACGAGGTTTAGTGGTTAATCTAGAACTGAAAATGGCTGTGAGGTTATGAAGAATGAATGGAAAACCAGAGTGGCTAGCAGAGTTATATAGAGTGCTGTTGCTAAGACATGAAAGAATTAATTGCTACAAAATTCTGTTGCGCTGGATGAACACAGGCATGTGAGCACGTAATTGGTGCAAGTTTTTCCATTTGACTTAGTTAATCCGAAGGCACGTGGAATGAGGACAATTGTTGAATGTAATCCTCTTCTTACAAGAATTATGGGTctcactataaatttaattagtaagaaACTCACTATTATGTGAGAAGAGAAAatacatttatggtactccaaaaatattttataattaattgtaGAACACTTCTAAGTTTTTTGGTATAATTAAACTGCAGCTGGCAGAATTAATgatctattttataaaaaagtcaattaataatattttagtgTTCATAGATTAAGTTGATCTATGAGATTTTTAAGTAATTCTTAGATATTCTGGCAATATGGTAAATAGTGTTTCATCCTCTTACATTCATAGTGGGGTTTGAGAATACTTAAGTATTTTCTGAGATTTTTAAGTGACGTTCACGTGTTACAGGCTGTAACTTTGTTGTCTAAAACAATTATTTAAGCCATTAAAGACTTCAAATGGTAGGAAGACTGAA contains these protein-coding regions:
- the LOC126718287 gene encoding stemmadenine O-acetyltransferase-like → MKLEVQVISEDTVKPSSPTPQHLHHYQLSFLDQLQPLVFMPLVFYYPNYSEANLSSVEQSDRIKKSLADALTRFHMLAGRVKDNLCIDCNDEGVHYVEAKVKCSLSEFLVSPTPCELNKFLPLELDEVNELPTAIQVTFFNCGGLAIGILMSHRIIDALSFILFLKSWSAIARGDGNIVSPPMDSAKLFPPQDLSGFNPNIGIKKDKIVTKRFVFDASAIAEIRGKYSSDDKSIEYSRPTRVEALSAFIWSRFMAATQPKPDPNKIYSIIHAVNLRTKTDPPLPYDYFGNICRIALSVPSRDIEEGFHGIIKPIREALKKIDGNFVKMLQQGDLYLKYVKENSSSFLKGELLTLSFTSLCKFPLYEVDFGWGKPAWVSSSKLTFKNLIGFIDTKSGDGIEAWFNLKEEDMAKLETDKELLAYVSPLNLV